One Natrinema longum genomic window carries:
- the priS gene encoding DNA primase small subunit PriS has protein sequence MEERTRAYLRGRFRDHYRRTEITPPPAANEREWGYIPWTEGPDTTMVRHRSLLELGDLSEFLVRKRPRHVYFSAGRFRDPGASSMHEKDWQSADLVFDLDADHLPSVTLGEDSYGEMLAKCQDALRRLLEFLEDDFAFEDLEIVFSGGRGYHVHVRDENVLHLEREHRREIVDYVRGIGLEFEELIETETVAGLGRKTPTERRTLQIEGGWGARTHDHFMGFVDELLELEEDAALERLQSFDGIGEGKAQATLNAARNNREQLEAGNVTVHTAVAQLAERFASEAVEQDNAPIDEPVTTDTNRLIRLPGSLHGGSGLQTVRLERDEIADFDPLVDAVPETFVGHEITVDVSDGGEVELGGDTFTVSEGDQSLPEYVAVFLMARGRAEKEKE, from the coding sequence ATGGAGGAGCGAACGAGGGCCTATCTGCGGGGGCGATTCCGCGACCACTATCGACGGACGGAGATCACGCCGCCGCCCGCGGCCAACGAACGCGAGTGGGGGTACATCCCCTGGACCGAGGGGCCGGACACGACGATGGTCCGCCACCGTTCGCTGCTCGAGTTGGGCGATCTCTCCGAGTTTCTCGTCCGAAAGCGCCCGCGACACGTCTACTTCTCCGCGGGACGCTTTCGCGACCCCGGCGCGAGTTCGATGCACGAGAAAGACTGGCAGTCCGCCGATCTCGTCTTCGATCTCGACGCCGACCACCTGCCCAGCGTGACGCTGGGCGAGGACAGCTACGGGGAGATGCTCGCGAAGTGTCAGGACGCCCTGCGTCGGCTGCTCGAGTTTCTCGAGGACGACTTCGCGTTCGAGGACCTCGAGATCGTCTTCTCGGGCGGCCGGGGCTACCACGTCCACGTCCGCGACGAGAACGTCCTGCACCTCGAACGGGAACACCGCCGAGAAATCGTCGACTACGTTCGGGGCATCGGCCTCGAGTTCGAGGAACTGATCGAGACCGAGACCGTCGCCGGACTGGGACGGAAGACGCCGACGGAACGGCGCACCCTCCAGATCGAGGGGGGGTGGGGCGCTCGGACCCACGACCACTTCATGGGCTTCGTCGACGAGTTGCTCGAACTCGAGGAGGATGCCGCACTCGAGCGGCTCCAGTCGTTCGACGGCATCGGCGAGGGAAAGGCCCAGGCCACGCTGAACGCGGCCCGCAACAACCGGGAGCAACTCGAGGCGGGCAACGTCACCGTCCACACCGCCGTCGCGCAGTTGGCCGAGCGGTTCGCGAGCGAGGCCGTCGAGCAGGACAACGCTCCGATCGACGAACCGGTTACGACGGACACGAACCGGCTGATCCGGCTGCCGGGCAGCCTGCACGGCGGCAGCGGGCTGCAAACGGTCCGACTCGAGCGCGACGAGATCGCGGACTTCGATCCCCTCGTAGACGCCGTCCCGGAGACGTTCGTCGGCCACGAAATCACCGTCGACGTGAGCGATGGCGGCGAGGTCGAACTCGGAGGAGATACCTTTACGGTCTCGGAGGGTGACCAGTCACTACCCGAGTACGTCGCCGTGTTCCTCATGGCACGTGGCCGCGCCGAGAAGGAGAAAGAATGA
- a CDS encoding FmdE family protein translates to MSNSTNESDPTNRDRTDWNVDYDIDPIRLRDPAAEALAVLEPGDPIVITYADVVKAAGHSCPTAAGAYRIAKAGLEALYPGDELPVRGDVEVLAGGPRDDPAYGVTARLISYVTGAAGEDGFAGLAGGHGGRKNLLHYGAIGTDGIAFEFTRTDTDETVRVIYHVADVPSGGPAVDNLPKLIDGTATDAEREAFAEDWHGRVDAVLDGDRYVTVDSPSSD, encoded by the coding sequence ATGAGCAACTCCACCAACGAATCCGACCCCACGAACCGAGACCGAACCGACTGGAACGTCGACTACGATATCGATCCGATCCGACTGCGAGACCCCGCCGCCGAGGCCCTGGCCGTCCTCGAGCCCGGCGATCCGATCGTCATCACGTACGCGGACGTGGTGAAAGCGGCGGGCCACTCCTGTCCCACGGCGGCTGGCGCGTACCGGATCGCCAAGGCGGGCCTCGAGGCCCTCTACCCCGGCGACGAACTCCCGGTCCGCGGCGACGTCGAAGTACTCGCCGGCGGACCGCGGGACGACCCCGCCTACGGCGTCACCGCGCGCCTGATCTCGTACGTGACGGGTGCCGCGGGCGAGGACGGATTCGCCGGACTGGCCGGCGGCCACGGCGGCCGGAAGAACCTGCTTCACTACGGTGCCATCGGCACCGACGGCATCGCCTTCGAATTCACGCGCACGGACACGGACGAGACGGTTCGGGTAATCTACCACGTCGCGGACGTCCCATCCGGCGGCCCGGCCGTCGACAACCTGCCGAAACTGATCGACGGCACCGCGACCGACGCCGAACGCGAGGCCTTCGCCGAGGACTGGCACGGTCGCGTCGACGCGGTCCTCGATGGTGATCGGTACGTGACCGTCGATTCGCCGTCCAGTGACTAA